One genomic segment of Methylocystis sp. SC2 includes these proteins:
- the nadA gene encoding quinolinate synthase NadA, whose translation MTLLTSDVRNAPSARREPPASALGVRPASRFPVLPRPDLEWTPEVQAATAHLYERVARVIPPVEWPFHAPYVKAINDLKLVRNATILAHNYMTPEIYHCVADHIGDSLQLAKLAAKSDADIIVQGGVHFMAETSKLLNPNKVVLTPDMKAGCSLAESITGADVRALRKQYPGVPIVAYVNTSADVKAEVDICCTSSNAVKVVESLGAERVIMVPDRYLAQNVAAQTKVEIIAWSGACEVHERFTAEEIENYRADHPGVQVLAHPECPREVIEVSDFAGSTAAMIDFVRSRKPARVLLVTECSMADNVAAETPDVEFVRPCNFCPHMKRITLPKILDSLLYVREEVTVDPAVAERARRSVQRMIDLG comes from the coding sequence ATGACACTCCTGACCAGCGACGTTCGAAACGCGCCGAGCGCGAGGCGCGAGCCTCCGGCGAGCGCCCTTGGCGTCCGCCCCGCGAGCCGCTTTCCCGTGCTGCCACGCCCTGATCTGGAATGGACGCCCGAGGTTCAAGCTGCGACCGCGCATCTTTACGAACGCGTGGCGCGAGTCATTCCGCCCGTCGAGTGGCCGTTCCACGCCCCTTACGTGAAGGCGATCAACGATCTCAAACTTGTGCGCAACGCCACCATCCTTGCGCATAACTACATGACGCCGGAGATCTACCATTGCGTCGCCGATCACATCGGCGACAGCCTGCAGCTCGCCAAGCTCGCCGCGAAATCCGACGCCGACATCATCGTTCAGGGCGGCGTGCATTTCATGGCCGAAACGTCGAAGCTGCTCAATCCGAACAAGGTTGTGCTCACCCCGGACATGAAGGCGGGCTGCTCGCTCGCCGAGTCGATCACCGGCGCCGACGTGCGCGCCCTGCGCAAGCAATATCCCGGCGTTCCGATCGTCGCCTATGTCAACACATCAGCCGATGTGAAGGCCGAGGTCGACATCTGCTGCACGTCGTCGAACGCGGTCAAGGTCGTCGAGAGTCTCGGCGCCGAGCGCGTCATCATGGTTCCCGACCGCTATCTGGCGCAGAACGTCGCCGCGCAGACGAAGGTGGAGATCATCGCCTGGAGCGGCGCCTGCGAGGTGCATGAGCGCTTCACCGCCGAGGAGATCGAGAACTATCGCGCCGATCATCCCGGCGTGCAGGTGCTTGCGCATCCGGAATGTCCGCGCGAGGTGATCGAGGTCTCAGATTTCGCCGGCTCGACGGCGGCGATGATCGATTTTGTGCGCAGCAGGAAGCCGGCCCGCGTGCTGCTCGTCACCGAATGCTCGATGGCCGACAATGTCGCCGCCGAGACGCCGGACGTCGAATTCGTGCGACCATGCAACTTCTGCCCGCATATGAAGCGCATCACGCTGCCGAAAATCCTCGACAGCCTGCTTTACGTCCGCGAAGAAGTGACCGTTGACCCCGCAGTGGCCGAGCGCGCGCGCCGCAGCGTGCAACGCATGATCGATCTAGGCTAG
- a CDS encoding DUF4202 domain-containing protein translates to MLALDATIAAIDAANADDPRRVEGRAFELVYAARMSARLAALYPDASDLLKIATRAQHLRRWEIARGDYEEGRRGYNDWRRACRIHHADLAAQIMRAHGYDEAAVAHVGALIRKEQLKKDPESQALENIAAIVFLEHYFDEFLEKHRDYPDDKLVDILGKTLCKMSPKGHAAALALPLPPRARSLVEAAVAREAAALARLAAVAVD, encoded by the coding sequence ATGCTGGCGCTCGATGCGACGATTGCGGCCATCGACGCCGCCAATGCCGACGATCCGCGCCGCGTCGAGGGCCGAGCCTTCGAGCTGGTTTACGCCGCGCGCATGAGCGCGCGGCTTGCGGCGCTCTATCCCGACGCCTCCGATCTCCTCAAGATTGCGACGCGCGCGCAACATCTGCGGCGCTGGGAGATCGCGCGCGGCGATTATGAGGAGGGCCGTCGCGGCTACAACGATTGGCGGCGCGCCTGCCGCATCCACCACGCCGATCTTGCTGCGCAGATCATGCGGGCGCATGGCTATGACGAAGCGGCCGTCGCGCATGTCGGCGCGCTGATCCGTAAGGAGCAGCTCAAGAAAGACCCGGAGTCGCAGGCGCTCGAAAACATCGCCGCGATTGTCTTTCTCGAGCATTACTTCGACGAATTTCTCGAAAAGCATCGGGATTATCCCGACGACAAGCTCGTCGACATTCTCGGCAAGACATTGTGCAAAATGTCGCCCAAGGGCCATGCGGCGGCTCTCGCCCTGCCCTTGCCGCCGCGCGCGCGCAGCCTGGTCGAAGCGGCGGTCGCCCGTGAGGCCGCCGCGCTCGCGCGGCTCGCCGCCGTCGCGGTCGACTAG
- a CDS encoding L-aspartate oxidase gives MRENLPPILIVGGGLAGVFCALKLAPTPVAIFAPTPVGYSGSSFWAQGGIAAAVEEGDTPESHADDTAAAGGGLVDRDVALGMAREARARVEDLAAMGTPFDRSALGGFLPSQEAAHSRRRIVRVQGDVAGRAIMDILAKEVARTPSIHIVEGYSAQEIVVRGGRVVGVCARDNAGMIHETPCAALILATGGVGHLYRVTTNPLEARGVGVAMAARAGALIADAEFVQFHPTAIDIDADPAPLATEALRGEGATIVDRDGRRFMLDIDPKGELAPRDIVARGVFASVKAGKGAFLDARSAIGAEFPTRFPTVYASCMSAGIDPSRELIPIAPAAHYHMGGVWTDERGRTNLDGLWAVGEVASTGVHGANRLASNSLLEAIVFGARVAADLRATPLSPVEWRPKAERLEPAPRDKDFAVIEEMRDLMSANVGVIRNGAGLAVAVRSIRRMISRTSDIEARNMLTTGLFIAAAALKRRESRGAHFRSDFPQPDPARARRSLTTLDAVLRVADEVDS, from the coding sequence ATGCGCGAGAATTTGCCTCCCATCCTCATCGTCGGCGGCGGGCTCGCTGGCGTGTTCTGCGCGCTGAAACTGGCGCCGACGCCCGTGGCGATCTTCGCGCCGACGCCCGTCGGATACAGCGGCTCGTCCTTTTGGGCGCAGGGCGGCATCGCCGCCGCCGTGGAAGAAGGCGACACGCCGGAAAGCCATGCCGACGACACGGCGGCGGCGGGCGGCGGCCTCGTCGACCGCGACGTCGCGCTCGGCATGGCGCGAGAAGCGCGCGCGCGCGTCGAAGATCTCGCGGCGATGGGAACGCCCTTCGATCGGTCGGCGCTCGGCGGCTTTCTCCCATCGCAGGAGGCGGCGCATTCGCGTCGGCGCATCGTGCGTGTCCAGGGCGATGTCGCGGGGCGGGCGATCATGGACATTCTGGCCAAGGAAGTCGCCAGAACCCCATCGATCCATATCGTCGAAGGCTATTCCGCGCAGGAGATCGTGGTGCGCGGCGGTCGCGTGGTCGGCGTGTGCGCGCGCGATAACGCCGGCATGATCCACGAGACGCCCTGCGCGGCGCTCATCCTCGCGACGGGCGGCGTCGGCCATCTGTACCGGGTCACGACCAATCCGTTGGAGGCGCGCGGCGTCGGCGTCGCCATGGCGGCGCGGGCGGGCGCGCTGATCGCTGACGCGGAATTTGTGCAGTTTCACCCCACGGCGATCGACATTGACGCCGATCCGGCGCCGCTGGCGACCGAGGCGCTGCGCGGCGAGGGCGCGACGATCGTCGATCGGGATGGCCGCCGCTTCATGCTCGACATCGACCCCAAGGGGGAGCTTGCGCCGCGCGACATTGTCGCCCGCGGCGTTTTCGCCAGCGTCAAGGCTGGCAAGGGCGCCTTTCTCGACGCCCGTTCGGCGATCGGCGCCGAATTCCCGACGCGCTTTCCGACCGTTTACGCAAGTTGCATGAGCGCCGGGATCGATCCTTCGCGCGAACTTATTCCGATCGCGCCCGCGGCGCATTACCATATGGGCGGCGTCTGGACCGACGAGCGCGGACGCACCAACCTCGATGGCCTCTGGGCGGTCGGCGAAGTCGCTTCGACCGGCGTTCACGGCGCGAACCGGCTCGCCTCCAATTCTCTTCTCGAGGCGATCGTTTTCGGCGCCCGCGTGGCTGCGGACCTGCGCGCGACGCCGCTCTCGCCGGTCGAATGGCGCCCGAAGGCGGAGCGCCTCGAGCCGGCGCCGCGCGACAAGGATTTCGCGGTGATCGAAGAGATGCGCGATCTGATGTCGGCGAATGTGGGCGTCATCCGAAACGGCGCCGGGCTTGCGGTCGCGGTACGGTCGATCCGCCGCATGATCTCGCGAACGAGCGATATTGAGGCGCGCAATATGTTGACGACGGGTCTGTTCATAGCGGCGGCCGCGCTCAAGCGACGCGAGAGCCGGGGCGCGCATTTCCGCTCCGACTTTCCGCAGCCGGACCCCGCGCGCGCGCGCCGCTCGCTCACGACGCTTGACGCCGTCCTGCGCGTCGCCGACGAGGTGGACTCATGA
- the nadC gene encoding carboxylating nicotinate-nucleotide diphosphorylase: MIPDLPPMLIEDAVRAALAEDLGHAGDVTTQATIPRRAQARAGIVARDSGVVAGLQAARAAFALMDPQIIFEAQATDGARVEPGTLAAIISGPARPILSAERVALNYLGRLSGVATLTARYVSAVAGTSARICDTRKTTPLLRALEKYAVRCGGGVNHRFGLDDAVLIKDNHVAVAGGVIPALSAAKRNIGHLVKIEVEVDTLDQLREVLHEGADAVLLDNMTLDDLRSAVALVGGRMICEASGGVTLASVTEIAKTGVDFISVGALTHSAPVFDFGLDIEFV, from the coding sequence ATGATCCCCGATTTGCCCCCGATGCTGATCGAGGACGCGGTTCGCGCCGCGCTCGCCGAAGATTTAGGCCACGCCGGCGACGTCACGACGCAGGCGACCATCCCCCGGCGGGCGCAGGCCCGGGCGGGGATTGTGGCGCGCGACTCGGGCGTGGTCGCCGGGCTGCAGGCGGCGCGCGCCGCCTTCGCGCTGATGGATCCTCAGATCATCTTCGAAGCGCAGGCGACCGACGGCGCCCGCGTCGAGCCGGGAACGCTCGCAGCCATCATCTCCGGCCCGGCCCGGCCCATTCTCTCCGCGGAGCGCGTTGCGCTCAATTATCTTGGCCGGCTGTCCGGCGTCGCCACGCTCACGGCGCGCTACGTCAGCGCCGTGGCCGGCACCTCCGCGCGCATCTGCGACACGCGCAAAACGACGCCCCTGTTGCGCGCCTTGGAGAAATACGCCGTGCGATGCGGCGGCGGCGTCAATCATCGCTTCGGCCTCGACGACGCCGTGCTCATCAAGGATAACCACGTCGCCGTCGCGGGCGGCGTCATTCCGGCGCTCAGCGCCGCCAAGCGGAATATTGGCCATCTCGTCAAGATCGAGGTCGAAGTGGATACGCTCGACCAGCTGCGCGAGGTCCTCCACGAGGGGGCGGACGCGGTGCTGCTCGACAATATGACGCTCGACGATCTGCGCAGCGCCGTGGCGCTGGTCGGCGGCCGGATGATCTGCGAGGCCTCCGGCGGGGTCACGCTGGCGAGCGTGACGGAAATCGCGAAAACCGGCGTCGACTTTATTTCAGTTGGCGCGCTGACGCATTCCGCGCCGGTCTTCGATTTCGGTTTAGATATTGAATTCGTTTGA
- a CDS encoding class I SAM-dependent methyltransferase yields MPSPLRAQATRDKNIAAEIGDYERAFGFAHSAGSMPLRTLLRIERLLTGSEIFSAETGCGKSTIFFSRIAQRHKVFCFDDRGQKASSVDYFLNCPATRPDRLDLVFGPTQLTLPRHEDHFRYDLVLIDGPHGFPFPELEYYYFYPHLKTDGLLVIDDIHIPTISRLADFLSEDHMFEKVEFVGSTAIFRRTDAPVFDPLGDGWWLQAFNRRRASFLKDIYLEDGKKRAPISFEGIY; encoded by the coding sequence ATGCCGTCGCCCCTGCGGGCCCAGGCGACGCGCGATAAAAATATCGCCGCCGAAATCGGCGACTATGAGCGCGCCTTCGGCTTCGCCCACAGCGCGGGCTCGATGCCCCTGCGCACCTTGCTGCGCATTGAGCGGCTGCTGACCGGATCCGAAATCTTCTCGGCCGAAACGGGCTGCGGAAAATCCACGATTTTTTTTTCGCGCATCGCCCAACGGCACAAGGTTTTCTGCTTTGACGACCGCGGACAGAAAGCGTCCAGCGTCGACTATTTCCTCAACTGTCCCGCGACGCGTCCGGACCGCCTTGACCTTGTCTTTGGGCCGACTCAGCTCACGCTGCCGCGACACGAAGACCATTTTCGCTACGACCTCGTCCTGATCGACGGTCCGCACGGATTTCCGTTCCCCGAGCTCGAATATTACTACTTCTATCCGCACCTGAAGACGGACGGGCTGCTCGTCATCGACGACATTCATATTCCAACCATCAGCCGGCTCGCGGACTTCCTGAGCGAAGATCACATGTTCGAAAAGGTGGAGTTTGTCGGCTCGACCGCGATCTTCCGCCGAACCGACGCGCCGGTCTTCGATCCGCTGGGCGATGGCTGGTGGCTGCAGGCCTTCAACCGCCGACGCGCGTCGTTTTTGAAAGACATCTATCTGGAGGACGGCAAGAAACGGGCGCCGATCTCCTTCGAAGGAATCTACTGA
- a CDS encoding ChbG/HpnK family deacetylase translates to MVDNQIVAVCADDYSLSYGVSAGILEALDAGRLTAVSALVNGRRWPAMGLELSRRSRTADVGLHFNLTLGRPLTSMPKFAPNGEFPPLAKVVQMAFGRRLPMDEIRAEIDRQFDRFEAVMDRPPDHVDGHQHIHVLPGIRTALLDAMEARRLGGRAWVRDAGDGLHRILLRGVNARKALSALSLAGGFRREARQRGFGVNDGFAGFSNFHPSFDYARIFQSYLRAPGRRHLIMCHPGHVDEELCKLDPVTITREQELAFLLSTRLPEMLEKRGLRLGRLSQADRNLSAERAAAQ, encoded by the coding sequence ATGGTTGATAACCAGATTGTTGCCGTATGCGCGGACGATTACAGCCTGTCTTATGGAGTTAGCGCCGGCATTTTGGAAGCGCTTGACGCGGGGAGGCTCACTGCGGTGTCGGCTTTGGTGAATGGTCGCCGCTGGCCCGCCATGGGACTCGAATTGTCTCGCCGCAGTCGAACCGCGGACGTCGGCCTGCATTTCAACCTCACTCTGGGGCGGCCTCTAACGTCGATGCCGAAGTTCGCGCCGAACGGAGAGTTTCCCCCGCTCGCCAAAGTTGTTCAGATGGCCTTCGGCCGGCGTCTGCCAATGGACGAGATCCGCGCCGAGATTGATCGGCAGTTCGACCGGTTCGAAGCGGTGATGGATCGCCCGCCGGACCATGTCGACGGCCATCAGCATATTCACGTGCTTCCTGGGATCAGGACGGCGCTGCTTGACGCCATGGAGGCGCGAAGGCTCGGCGGCCGGGCCTGGGTTCGCGACGCCGGGGATGGGCTGCATCGCATTCTTTTGCGCGGCGTCAACGCCCGCAAGGCGCTCTCTGCGCTCTCGCTGGCTGGCGGCTTTCGCCGAGAGGCGCGCCAGCGCGGCTTCGGCGTCAACGACGGCTTCGCGGGATTCTCGAATTTTCACCCGAGCTTTGACTATGCGAGAATCTTTCAAAGCTATCTTCGAGCGCCGGGCCGCAGACATCTCATCATGTGCCATCCAGGCCATGTCGACGAAGAGCTGTGCAAGCTCGATCCGGTGACGATCACGCGTGAGCAGGAGCTTGCTTTCCTGCTGTCGACGCGACTGCCGGAGATGCTGGAGAAGCGCGGCCTGCGTTTGGGTCGTCTGTCGCAGGCCGACCGGAACCTCAGCGCCGAGCGCGCGGCGGCTCAGTAG
- a CDS encoding glycosyltransferase family 2 protein yields the protein MNRPDVSLVIPVFNEAQNLRSLAARLASAVDACDVSYEAIFVDDGSSDESLEILRDLCAEEPRFRALSLSRNFGKEVAIVAGLDETQGRAVVIMDADLQHPPEVIPQFIEKWREGYKNVYGQRIDRATDPKLRTAFTHVFYRLLENFGDVRLPPGAGDFRLLDRQAVDALLTMRERARFNKGLFAWIGFKSIGVPFDVEGRAGGTSKFNFVQLAQFALDGLMSFSSIPLKVWTYVGLAISAFAIAMAVYYWARTMIFGVDTPGFPTLVVSIAFFSGVQLISLGVLGEYVARIFNEVKGRPLYLVAERLGENEAANGKADD from the coding sequence ATGAACAGGCCCGATGTATCGCTCGTGATCCCCGTCTTCAACGAAGCGCAAAATCTTCGCTCGCTCGCAGCCAGACTCGCCTCGGCGGTTGACGCATGCGACGTCTCCTATGAAGCGATCTTCGTCGACGACGGCTCGAGCGACGAAAGTCTGGAGATATTGCGCGACCTCTGCGCCGAGGAGCCGCGCTTTCGCGCCCTGTCGCTTTCCCGCAACTTCGGCAAAGAGGTGGCGATCGTCGCCGGACTCGACGAGACGCAGGGACGCGCGGTCGTCATCATGGACGCCGACCTGCAGCACCCGCCGGAAGTCATCCCACAATTCATCGAGAAGTGGCGGGAAGGCTACAAGAACGTCTACGGCCAGCGCATCGACCGAGCGACCGATCCCAAGCTGCGCACAGCGTTCACACATGTTTTTTACCGTTTGTTGGAGAACTTTGGCGACGTGCGCCTGCCGCCGGGCGCCGGCGACTTCCGCCTGCTGGACCGGCAGGCGGTCGACGCGCTGCTGACGATGCGCGAGCGCGCGCGCTTCAATAAGGGTCTCTTCGCCTGGATCGGCTTCAAATCGATCGGCGTGCCCTTCGACGTGGAAGGCCGCGCCGGCGGAACGTCAAAATTCAATTTTGTTCAGCTTGCGCAATTTGCGCTCGACGGGCTGATGTCGTTCTCGTCGATTCCGCTCAAGGTGTGGACCTATGTAGGCTTGGCGATCTCCGCCTTCGCGATCGCCATGGCCGTCTATTATTGGGCGCGCACCATGATTTTTGGCGTGGATACGCCGGGCTTCCCCACTCTGGTGGTCTCGATCGCCTTCTTCTCCGGCGTTCAGCTGATTTCGCTCGGCGTGCTCGGCGAATATGTCGCGCGCATCTTTAATGAGGTAAAGGGAAGGCCGCTCTATCTCGTCGCCGAGAGGCTGGGCGAGAACGAAGCGGCCAACGGCAAAGCGGACGACTAG
- the murJ gene encoding murein biosynthesis integral membrane protein MurJ, with amino-acid sequence MIRNLLSVGGFTLLSRVTGFLSLAMQSAIMGAGAVSDAFFIAQRLPNSFRAIFGEGAFSVAFVPTYLMAIEKESDAAAEEFAGEVYTLLLASQIILLAIVWALTPQFVSLIAPGLDDRPEKFALAVNLTRITFPYLLFITLFVLHQGALNAHGRFALPAFAQNLMNLTVMAALAVAFLFPNAGYAASWGVTVSGVLELGLLMWQARRIGVLQRLRRPHWSRVRDFFIRLGPAIIGSASPQIAVLADTILSSMLPDGGVSSISYAERLYQLPVGVIGIAAGTVLLPEMSRRLAAGDEAGALHAQSRTMALTVAATAPFFIAFDTIPELIVAGLFQRGKFSAADAYAAGDVLAAYGAGLMALVLIASARASFQARGDTRTPMLIALAALAANVALKIVLFGPLGAVGLATATSVGLWINLAALVGLALARDGMRFDAIFVKTLGATFVASACLAAVAIFGRSSALALGAHFGALANLVALTALAVVGALVYAGALLGALRASGVTIASLRR; translated from the coding sequence ATGATTCGCAATCTGCTCTCGGTCGGCGGCTTCACCCTGCTCTCGCGCGTGACGGGATTTCTGTCGCTCGCCATGCAGTCGGCGATCATGGGCGCGGGCGCCGTCTCAGACGCCTTCTTCATCGCCCAGCGCCTGCCCAACAGCTTTCGCGCGATCTTCGGCGAAGGCGCTTTCAGCGTGGCCTTCGTCCCGACCTACTTAATGGCGATCGAAAAGGAGAGCGACGCCGCGGCCGAGGAATTCGCCGGCGAAGTCTACACGCTGCTCCTCGCCTCGCAGATCATCTTGCTCGCGATCGTCTGGGCGTTGACCCCACAATTCGTCTCGTTGATCGCGCCCGGTCTCGACGACCGTCCGGAAAAATTCGCGCTGGCCGTCAATCTCACCCGCATCACCTTTCCCTATTTGCTCTTCATCACCCTTTTCGTCTTGCACCAAGGCGCGTTGAACGCTCATGGGCGCTTCGCGCTTCCGGCCTTCGCGCAAAATTTGATGAATCTTACGGTCATGGCGGCGCTCGCCGTCGCCTTCCTTTTTCCCAACGCCGGCTATGCGGCGAGTTGGGGCGTCACCGTCTCGGGCGTTCTGGAACTCGGATTACTGATGTGGCAGGCGCGGCGCATTGGCGTCCTGCAACGCTTGCGCAGGCCGCATTGGTCGCGCGTGCGCGATTTCTTCATCCGCCTCGGGCCGGCGATCATCGGCTCGGCCAGTCCGCAGATCGCCGTGCTCGCCGACACGATTCTCTCGTCGATGCTTCCCGACGGCGGCGTGTCGTCGATTTCTTACGCGGAGCGGCTGTACCAGCTTCCCGTCGGCGTGATCGGCATCGCCGCCGGGACTGTGCTGCTGCCCGAAATGAGCCGCCGGCTCGCGGCGGGCGATGAGGCGGGCGCGCTTCACGCGCAGAGCCGAACCATGGCGCTTACCGTCGCGGCCACGGCGCCGTTTTTCATCGCCTTCGACACGATTCCCGAACTGATCGTCGCGGGGCTCTTCCAGCGCGGAAAATTCTCGGCGGCCGACGCCTACGCCGCCGGAGACGTGCTCGCCGCTTATGGCGCCGGTCTGATGGCGCTCGTGCTGATCGCCTCGGCCCGCGCGAGTTTTCAGGCGCGCGGCGACACCAGAACCCCGATGCTCATCGCGCTGGCGGCGCTCGCCGCGAATGTCGCGTTGAAGATCGTGCTGTTTGGACCGCTCGGCGCGGTCGGCCTCGCGACGGCGACGTCCGTCGGATTGTGGATCAACCTCGCCGCGCTCGTCGGACTCGCGCTCGCCCGGGACGGCATGCGATTCGACGCCATTTTCGTGAAGACGCTCGGCGCGACGTTCGTCGCCAGCGCCTGTCTCGCCGCCGTCGCCATTTTCGGGCGTTCATCCGCCTTGGCGCTTGGCGCGCATTTCGGCGCTCTCGCCAATCTCGTCGCGCTCACCGCGCTCGCGGTCGTCGGCGCGCTCGTCTACGCGGGCGCCCTTCTCGGGGCGCTGCGCGCGAGCGGCGTGACGATCGCAAGCCTCAGACGATAG
- a CDS encoding DUF2267 domain-containing protein: protein MDELVARVSAALGVDAEVARTAVGLVLGFLQKESRDGAVSELLAQLPGAPEAIQSAESAGGGGGLAGLMGGMGGLMGLAAKLNGAGVDMSQVPKLGHEIFGYAEEKVGPEKLRAIVDSIPGIAQFV from the coding sequence ATGGATGAACTGGTGGCGCGCGTCTCGGCGGCCCTTGGCGTTGACGCAGAGGTCGCCAGGACCGCGGTGGGCCTCGTTTTGGGATTCCTTCAAAAGGAATCGCGTGACGGCGCCGTATCGGAATTGCTCGCTCAGCTTCCCGGCGCCCCTGAGGCGATCCAGTCCGCCGAATCAGCGGGCGGCGGCGGCGGGCTTGCCGGCTTGATGGGGGGTATGGGCGGGCTGATGGGCCTTGCCGCCAAGCTGAACGGCGCCGGCGTCGATATGAGCCAGGTTCCAAAACTGGGTCATGAGATTTTCGGCTATGCCGAAGAGAAAGTCGGGCCGGAAAAGCTGCGGGCGATCGTCGATTCGATCCCGGGCATCGCGCAGTTCGTCTGA
- a CDS encoding aspartate kinase produces the protein MSRLVMKFGGTSVATVERIHNVARHVKREVDAGREVAVVVSAMAGKTNELVAWCKEAAPLCDQREYDAVVASGEQVTAGLLAMALQKAGVPARSWLGWQAPIYTNATHGAARIESIDGSGIVEGFSRGEVAVIAGFQGVHRETGRITTLGRGGSDTSAVAVAAAIKAKRCDIYTDVDGVYTTDPRVVPKARRMDKIAFEEMLEMASLGAKVLQVRSVEVAMVHGVQTYVRSSFDDPENPGQGTLICNEEDIVEAQVVTGIAFSRDEAQITLRGVADKPGVAAAVFMPLAEAGINVDMIVQVVSEEGMTDMTFTVGTADYERAFAIIEKVKDAIGFASITGEKDVAKISAIGIGMRSHAGVAAEAFRALSQKGVNIRAITTSEIKFSVLIDEAYTELAVRTLHSLYGLDAA, from the coding sequence ATGTCACGCCTGGTTATGAAATTCGGCGGCACCTCGGTCGCCACCGTCGAACGCATCCACAATGTCGCGCGCCATGTGAAGCGCGAGGTGGATGCTGGGCGTGAGGTGGCTGTGGTGGTCTCGGCGATGGCCGGCAAGACCAATGAGCTTGTCGCCTGGTGCAAGGAGGCGGCGCCGCTTTGCGACCAGCGCGAATATGACGCCGTCGTCGCCTCGGGAGAACAGGTGACGGCCGGTCTTCTCGCGATGGCGTTGCAGAAGGCGGGGGTGCCCGCGCGCTCCTGGCTCGGCTGGCAGGCGCCGATCTACACCAACGCCACGCATGGCGCGGCGCGGATCGAATCAATCGACGGGTCGGGCATCGTCGAAGGCTTCAGCCGCGGCGAAGTCGCCGTCATCGCGGGCTTTCAGGGCGTGCACCGTGAAACCGGGCGGATCACGACCCTCGGACGCGGCGGCTCGGACACGAGCGCCGTCGCCGTCGCGGCGGCGATCAAAGCCAAGCGCTGCGACATCTATACGGACGTTGACGGCGTTTACACCACCGATCCGCGCGTCGTGCCGAAGGCGCGGCGCATGGACAAGATCGCTTTTGAAGAGATGCTGGAAATGGCGTCGCTCGGCGCGAAGGTCCTGCAGGTGCGCTCGGTCGAGGTCGCGATGGTCCACGGCGTGCAGACCTATGTGCGCTCGTCCTTCGACGATCCGGAAAATCCGGGGCAGGGGACGCTGATCTGCAACGAGGAGGACATTGTGGAAGCCCAGGTCGTCACAGGCATCGCCTTCTCGCGCGACGAAGCGCAGATCACGCTTCGGGGGGTCGCCGACAAGCCGGGCGTCGCGGCGGCGGTGTTCATGCCCTTGGCCGAGGCGGGAATCAACGTCGACATGATTGTGCAGGTCGTCTCCGAGGAGGGCATGACCGACATGACCTTCACCGTGGGAACCGCTGATTACGAGCGCGCCTTTGCAATCATCGAAAAGGTCAAGGACGCGATCGGCTTCGCGAGCATAACCGGCGAAAAGGACGTGGCCAAAATTTCCGCGATCGGAATCGGCATGCGCAGCCACGCCGGCGTGGCCGCCGAGGCGTTTCGCGCTCTGTCACAGAAGGGCGTCAATATCCGCGCCATCACCACGTCGGAGATTAAATTTTCGGTGTTGATCGACGAGGCCTATACCGAACTCGCCGTTCGCACGCTGCACTCGCTCTACGGCCTCGACGCCGCTTAG
- the ubiG gene encoding bifunctional 2-polyprenyl-6-hydroxyphenol methylase/3-demethylubiquinol 3-O-methyltransferase UbiG, whose translation MPQRSAPHSASVDPEDVARFNRLAELWWDKNGKMGILHEINPIRVAYIRDHVRRFIRHDAGALNTPGDRPLAGVRIADIGCGGGILSESLAQLGAHVTGVDPAPNNIAIAKRHAETSGLDIDYRNITAEDLDAAGEQFDAVAALEVIEHVEGPREFVAMLGRLLKPGGLLFLATIDRTTKSYLLAIVAAEYVLGWVPKGTHNHDKFIRPDELSSWVRQGGMREIDRVGMSFQPLTRRWRKSHDTDVNYLMAARKQG comes from the coding sequence TTGCCCCAACGCTCCGCTCCCCACTCCGCCAGCGTCGATCCCGAAGACGTCGCGCGTTTCAACCGCCTGGCCGAACTTTGGTGGGACAAGAACGGCAAGATGGGGATTCTCCATGAGATCAACCCCATTCGGGTCGCCTATATCCGCGATCACGTGCGCCGCTTCATCCGACATGACGCCGGCGCGCTAAACACGCCCGGAGACCGACCGCTGGCGGGCGTGCGCATCGCCGATATCGGCTGCGGCGGCGGCATATTGAGCGAGTCGCTGGCGCAGCTCGGCGCGCATGTGACCGGGGTCGATCCCGCGCCCAACAACATCGCCATCGCGAAACGGCACGCCGAAACCTCCGGGCTGGACATTGATTATCGCAATATAACCGCCGAAGACCTCGACGCGGCCGGCGAGCAGTTCGACGCCGTGGCGGCGCTCGAAGTCATCGAGCATGTGGAAGGGCCCCGGGAATTCGTCGCCATGCTGGGGCGGCTGCTGAAGCCCGGCGGCCTGCTCTTTCTGGCGACGATCGACCGGACGACGAAAAGCTATCTGCTGGCCATCGTCGCCGCCGAATATGTGCTCGGCTGGGTGCCGAAAGGCACCCATAACCATGACAAATTCATCCGCCCGGACGAACTCTCGTCGTGGGTGCGTCAGGGCGGCATGCGGGAAATCGATCGTGTCGGGATGAGCTTCCAGCCGCTGACCAGACGCTGGCGAAAAAGCCACGATACGGACGTCAATTACTTGATGGCGGCTCGAAAACAAGGCTAG